Proteins from one Microbacterium proteolyticum genomic window:
- a CDS encoding FBP domain-containing protein, which translates to MRALTENEVREAFVNAAPDDLRVLALPHDFLLTDWDHLDFFAWRDPRTRGRGYLVTERGGEPTGVVLRAADGQSRARAAMCNLCHTMQPGDQVALFTARKAGAAGDQGDTVGTYMCADLSCHENVRLAMPLAPSEIRGSVDMKIDGTKRRTEAFVERVLDTAGVQR; encoded by the coding sequence ATGCGAGCACTCACCGAGAACGAGGTGCGCGAGGCGTTCGTCAACGCCGCACCGGACGACCTGCGGGTCCTGGCTCTGCCCCACGACTTCCTGCTGACCGACTGGGACCACCTCGACTTCTTCGCGTGGCGGGATCCGCGCACCCGCGGACGCGGCTACCTCGTCACCGAGCGGGGCGGTGAGCCCACCGGTGTCGTGCTGCGGGCCGCGGACGGGCAGTCGCGCGCACGGGCGGCGATGTGCAATCTGTGCCACACGATGCAGCCGGGCGACCAGGTCGCCTTGTTCACGGCGCGGAAAGCCGGGGCGGCGGGGGACCAGGGCGATACGGTCGGAACGTACATGTGCGCCGACCTGTCGTGCCACGAGAACGTGCGCCTCGCGATGCCGCTGGCGCCGAGTGAGATCCGCGGGAGTGTGGACATGAAGATCGACGGCACCAAGCGCCGAACCGAGGCGTTCGTCGAGCGTGTGCTCGACACGGCCGGAGTCCAGCGGTGA